CTCCACCGCTTCGGCTTCGCCCCCCTCCTCGCCCCCCTCGCCAACCTCCTCGCCCTCCCCCTGGTGGCCCTCCTCGTGCCCCTCGGCTTCCTCAAGCTCTTCCTCGGCGCCCTCCTCGCCCCCCTGGTGGAGCCCCTCGCCCGGGGACTCCTCCTCCTGGCGGTACTTGCGGCCCAAGGGCCCCTCCTCCGCTGGGGGGAGATCGCCCCCCCAGGATTTGCCCTCTACTACCTGGGCCTTCTCCCCCTCCTTTTCGCCCTCCACCGCAGGCTTCCCTGGCGGCGCGCCCTCCTCCTCGCCACGCTTCCCGCCCTGGCGAGCCTCCTCGCCGCCCGGCCCAAGCCCCTGGACCTCTGGATGCTGGACGTGGGCCAGGGGGACGCCCTCCTCGCCCGCATGGGGGGCGGGGAGGTCCTGGTGGACGGGGGACGGGTGGAGAAGGGGGAGGCGGTGGTCCGGGCCCTCCGCGCCCTCGGGGTGGAGGCCCTGGAGCTTTTGGTGGCCACCCACCCCGACGCGGACCACTACGGGGGGCTCCTCCGGGTGGTGGAGGAGGTCCCCGTGGGCCTCGCCCTCCTCGCCCCCGGCTTCCCCGAGGACCACCCCCTGGCCGAGGCCCTAAGGGCGCGGGACGTTCCCGTCGTCCGGGCCGGGGCGGGGACCCGCCTTAAGGTGGGCCGGGGCGAGGTCCGGGTGCTCTGGCCCGAGGCCCTCTCCGGGGACGACAACCAAGACGGCCTCGCCCTCCTCCTGGACTTCGGCCGGGGACGGGCCCTCCTCCTCGCCGACCTGCCCCGGGAGGCGGAGGCCAGGCTTCCCGTGGGGGAGGTGGAGGCGCTCAAGGTGAGCCACCACGGCTCCCAAAGCGGCACCTCCGAAGCCCTCCTGGAAAGGACGAGGCCCCGGGTGGCCCTCATCGGGGTGGGGCCCAACCCCTTCGGCCACCCCCACCCCGAGGTCCTGGAGCGCCTTAAGCGCCACGGCGTGGAGGTGCGCCGCACCGACCGGGACGGGGCGGTGCGCGTCCTCTTCGGCTACGCCTGGTAGCCGAGGCGCCGCAGAAGGGCCTCCAGCTCCTCCAAGGAGCGGTACTGGATCACCACCTTGCCCTTCTTCCCGCCCACCACCCTCACGGGCAGGCCCAGGTGGCGGGAGAGCTCCAGGGAAAGGGGCGAGGGCTCGGGAGGGCGCCTGGAGGCCATGGCCAGGCGCTCCCTAAGGGCCTCCGCCTGCCGCACGGAAAGCCCCTTCTCCAGGATCTCCTTGAGCCCCCAAAGCCGGTCCTCGGGCTCCAGCATGAGGAGGGCCCGGGCGTGGCCCGGGGTGATCTCCCCCCGCTCCAGGGCCTCGAGGGCCTCGGGGGGAAGCTGGAGGAGCCTAAGGGCGTTGGCCACGGTGGAGCGGGCCTTGCCCACCCGCCGGGCCACCTCCTCCTGGGTGAGGCCCATTTCCAAAAGGGCTTGGTAGCCCCGGGCCTCCTCCACGGGAGAGAGGTCCTCCCGCTGAAGGTTCTCCACCAGGGCAAGCTCCAAGGCCTCCCGGTCCGTGAGGTCCTTGACCACGGCAGGAACCTCCTGAAGCCCCGCCATGAGGGCGGCCCGGTAGCGCCTTTCCCCCGCCACGAGCTCGTACCCGTCCCCCTGGGGCCGGACGAGGAGGGGCTGGAGGAGGCCCTTTTCCCGGATGGAGTCGGCGAGCTCCTTGAGGCTCTCTTCGGCGAACCGCTTCCGCGGCTGGCGGGGGTTGGGGCGGATGCTGGCGAGGGGCAGGCGGACCACCCCCGCCCCCGTCTTGGGGAGCAGGGCCTCGAGGCCCCGCCCGAGACCGCTAGGCTTCCTGGACACGAGCCATCACCTCCTCGGCCAGGCGGCGGTAGGCGTGGGCCCCGGGGGAGGTGGGGGCGTGCTGGGCGATGGTCTTGCCGAAGCTCGGGGCCTCCGCCAGGCGGACGTTCCTGGGGATGACCGTCCAAAACACCCTCTCCCCGAAGTGGGCGCGGAGCTGGGCCTCCACCTGCTGGGCAAGCAGGGTGCGGCCGTCGTACATGGTCACCAGGATGCCGAGGAGGCGGAGCCTGGGGTTGAGGCCCGCCCGCACCTCCTCCAGGGTGGCGAGGAGGCCCGCCACCCCCTCCAGGGCGTAATACTCGGCCTGGACCGGGACCACCACCCCTTCCGCCGCGGCCAGGGCGTTGAGGGTGAGGGG
This region of Thermus thermophilus genomic DNA includes:
- a CDS encoding ComEC/Rec2 family competence protein yields the protein MRPSWTWGVGLGAGALVAAWGLFAPWAFLGLGLLPFLRLPFALGFGLVLARALLFPLPEPPWGAAVEGVFAVRGGFTRAEGHLLWVSHHPPLPDGRYRLRGRIVPPQGRANPGGFDQRAWLLSRGAKGVFRAESAEPLGPLPDWREGFRERLGAGLGLEAREVVEGLVLGDKGGLEAAYPLFQRAGLAHLLALSGLHVGVLVGFAVLGLYPLGRWRYLLALALLPFYLLLAGPSPSLVRASLMAGLSLLGLFLGLGGAGVVQALGLALFLQLLLRPEALLGLGLQLSYLAVLGLALVLPALRLPTGPRGYLLGGVAASLAVQAFLLPLLLHRFGFAPLLAPLANLLALPLVALLVPLGFLKLFLGALLAPLVEPLARGLLLLAVLAAQGPLLRWGEIAPPGFALYYLGLLPLLFALHRRLPWRRALLLATLPALASLLAARPKPLDLWMLDVGQGDALLARMGGGEVLVDGGRVEKGEAVVRALRALGVEALELLVATHPDADHYGGLLRVVEEVPVGLALLAPGFPEDHPLAEALRARDVPVVRAGAGTRLKVGRGEVRVLWPEALSGDDNQDGLALLLDFGRGRALLLADLPREAEARLPVGEVEALKVSHHGSQSGTSEALLERTRPRVALIGVGPNPFGHPHPEVLERLKRHGVEVRRTDRDGAVRVLFGYAW
- a CDS encoding ParB/RepB/Spo0J family partition protein, coding for MSRKPSGLGRGLEALLPKTGAGVVRLPLASIRPNPRQPRKRFAEESLKELADSIREKGLLQPLLVRPQGDGYELVAGERRYRAALMAGLQEVPAVVKDLTDREALELALVENLQREDLSPVEEARGYQALLEMGLTQEEVARRVGKARSTVANALRLLQLPPEALEALERGEITPGHARALLMLEPEDRLWGLKEILEKGLSVRQAEALRERLAMASRRPPEPSPLSLELSRHLGLPVRVVGGKKGKVVIQYRSLEELEALLRRLGYQA
- the soj gene encoding chromosome-partitioning ATPase Soj, which gives rise to MLRAKVRRIALANQKGGVGKTTTAVNLAAYLARLGKRVLLVDLDPQGNATSGLGVRAERGVYHLLQGEPLEGLVHPVDGFHLLPATPDLVGATVELAGAPTALREALRDEGYDLVLLDAPPSLSPLTLNALAAAEGVVVPVQAEYYALEGVAGLLATLEEVRAGLNPRLRLLGILVTMYDGRTLLAQQVEAQLRAHFGERVFWTVIPRNVRLAEAPSFGKTIAQHAPTSPGAHAYRRLAEEVMARVQEA